One genomic region from Terasakiella sp. SH-1 encodes:
- a CDS encoding chemotaxis protein CheW, with the protein MNQLVTTNDAQSTDLIKGDGLEDYVTFKIADQLFGIPVLKVQDILMPDHIAFIPLAPKEVAGSINLRGRIVTVIDVRVRLGLPKRDDDGQSMGVTVEHINELYSLLVDTVGEVLSLDEKNYERNPSTLDPIWREFASGVYRLDGQLMVVLDVDRMLDIQTTEMKGAKAAV; encoded by the coding sequence ATGAATCAGCTCGTAACAACGAATGACGCGCAATCAACAGACCTTATCAAAGGGGACGGTTTGGAAGATTACGTCACTTTCAAAATCGCTGATCAGTTGTTTGGTATTCCTGTTCTGAAAGTTCAGGACATTTTGATGCCGGACCATATTGCCTTTATTCCGCTTGCACCCAAAGAAGTTGCAGGCTCCATCAACTTGCGTGGTCGTATTGTAACCGTGATCGACGTGCGTGTGCGCCTTGGCCTGCCAAAGCGTGACGACGACGGCCAAAGCATGGGCGTGACTGTCGAACATATCAATGAACTGTACAGCCTGCTGGTTGACACCGTTGGTGAAGTTCTCAGCCTTGATGAAAAGAATTATGAGCGCAACCCATCGACACTGGACCCAATCTGGCGCGAATTCGCTTCCGGCGTTTATCGCCTAGACGGCCAGCTGATGGTTGTACTGGATGTAGACCGCATGCTCGACATCCAAACAACAGAAATGAAGGGCGCGAAAGCTGCCGTTTAA